In Hahella sp. KA22, one genomic interval encodes:
- a CDS encoding pre-peptidase C-terminal domain-containing protein, with translation MQARSYKNAVGLPLKILVSSMLLVGQASADQLTDFSIPAGEGFYKDVLIDGGPGITASPIRHFESLGLSYETLSYDAYDILTGEVDEEDRQAFIEKFIGSDIDLNGRLLYPDGAPRYRMLNIGAASFLRTSTTPSGGSVHMGILNEIWNPAQRSGAQNIRDFVKNGGGYVGFCAGASMAGSSVHGLRLYPGQTLPLPDSSETVYLTSSLTDVLGFREVPYVMSKGGGYIYKSQSNQYPEGVEILGRTDRYPAVWSWHDPSNPHSGTLVLSGRHPELSHEEKAEELTKAMYALAIKGSLDGSYTPQVRIKGDLENGRTRYMDENTGYYDASHIKIGDKQYHHFKINVEDPRKKYLTIELNGEYGYDFNLYLKKGEPAFANNADVALTDAGNYKTLQIDNLTYGEWYVSVENATSVTADRPTNSEYSGQLEVLNGVAYDITAIWDREPPCPTSISDVSAANPAFVGQKLPISWRAECFDAGSYATVDLVKASNEAKIKTITSSGGLNNGVNTLVWNATYNQEGEYKIRVSDNLNSGKKSLSPAFELKKPEMLIAPPVSSGEKLSVIWRWTGESSHVSLDLYQGNTLVTNLTPNYAQKSGANSLEFAATWTWKPDVTYKVRIRTRDRASNLAMFSPEFKPTLSSKVTVDGLDVNSAGVGEVMLDGCNPGMKCHRTLTFANQGGKSANLALQLSYVDEIIAKRSWGTYGLSSTCLSNASNGQYAMQLPPGGACNVDLTYSWPKGISNARGGYLSMSSSDSEIELPSPGQKGVLLCADCR, from the coding sequence ATGCAAGCACGCTCTTATAAAAACGCGGTGGGACTACCGCTGAAAATACTTGTTTCATCCATGCTCCTTGTCGGTCAGGCTAGCGCAGACCAGCTGACCGACTTCTCTATTCCAGCGGGAGAAGGCTTCTATAAAGACGTCCTGATCGACGGTGGACCTGGTATAACCGCTTCACCCATCAGACACTTCGAGTCCCTGGGTTTGTCCTATGAGACGCTAAGCTATGACGCCTACGACATTTTGACCGGTGAAGTGGACGAGGAAGACCGACAAGCCTTCATCGAAAAGTTCATCGGCTCAGATATCGATCTTAATGGTCGTCTTCTATATCCCGATGGCGCGCCCCGTTATCGTATGTTGAATATCGGCGCGGCCTCGTTCTTGCGCACCTCAACAACACCGAGCGGCGGTAGCGTGCACATGGGCATACTCAACGAAATCTGGAATCCCGCTCAACGTAGCGGCGCCCAGAATATCCGGGACTTTGTGAAAAACGGCGGCGGGTATGTCGGCTTTTGCGCCGGCGCCAGTATGGCGGGCTCTTCCGTACACGGACTGCGCTTATATCCTGGTCAAACCTTGCCTTTGCCTGACTCCTCGGAGACGGTATACCTGACGAGCAGCCTTACCGATGTTCTCGGATTTAGGGAGGTTCCGTATGTTATGAGCAAAGGCGGTGGTTACATATATAAATCACAGTCCAACCAGTATCCTGAAGGCGTAGAAATCCTGGGGCGGACCGACCGATATCCAGCAGTCTGGAGCTGGCATGACCCAAGCAATCCTCATAGTGGAACCTTGGTGCTTAGCGGCCGACATCCTGAGCTAAGTCATGAAGAAAAAGCCGAGGAATTGACGAAAGCCATGTATGCGCTGGCGATCAAAGGCAGTCTGGACGGGAGCTATACGCCCCAAGTGCGCATCAAAGGCGATCTGGAAAACGGTCGCACCCGCTATATGGATGAGAACACCGGGTACTACGACGCCAGCCATATCAAGATCGGCGACAAGCAGTATCACCACTTCAAGATCAACGTTGAAGATCCGCGTAAGAAGTACCTGACCATTGAGCTGAACGGCGAGTATGGCTACGACTTTAACCTGTATCTGAAAAAAGGCGAGCCCGCCTTCGCCAATAACGCCGATGTGGCGCTCACTGACGCAGGGAACTACAAGACGCTGCAGATCGACAATCTGACTTACGGGGAGTGGTACGTCAGCGTTGAAAACGCCACGTCTGTCACGGCGGATCGTCCCACTAACTCGGAATATTCCGGTCAGTTGGAAGTTCTTAATGGCGTCGCCTATGACATTACCGCCATCTGGGACAGAGAACCGCCCTGCCCCACCAGCATCAGTGACGTCAGTGCGGCGAATCCGGCTTTCGTTGGACAAAAGCTGCCAATCAGCTGGCGCGCCGAGTGCTTTGACGCGGGCAGCTACGCTACCGTAGATCTGGTCAAAGCCAGTAATGAAGCCAAAATCAAGACGATCACCTCCAGTGGCGGGCTTAACAACGGCGTCAACACCCTGGTCTGGAACGCGACCTACAACCAGGAGGGCGAGTACAAAATCCGCGTCAGCGACAATCTGAACTCGGGTAAAAAGAGCCTGAGCCCTGCTTTTGAGCTGAAAAAGCCGGAAATGCTGATCGCCCCTCCCGTCTCTTCCGGGGAAAAGCTGAGCGTCATCTGGCGCTGGACTGGCGAGAGCAGTCACGTGAGCCTGGATTTATACCAGGGTAATACTCTGGTCACCAATCTTACGCCCAACTACGCTCAGAAGAGTGGAGCCAACTCGCTGGAGTTCGCCGCGACCTGGACCTGGAAGCCGGATGTGACCTACAAAGTCCGCATCAGAACCCGGGATCGCGCCAGCAATCTGGCGATGTTCAGCCCTGAATTTAAACCGACTCTTAGCTCGAAAGTGACGGTTGATGGATTGGACGTAAACAGCGCTGGCGTAGGTGAAGTCATGCTGGACGGGTGCAATCCCGGGATGAAATGCCACCGCACGCTGACGTTCGCCAATCAGGGCGGCAAGAGCGCCAACCTGGCGCTGCAACTGAGCTATGTGGATGAGATTATCGCTAAAAGAAGCTGGGGGACTTACGGCCTGTCGTCGACTTGCCTCAGCAACGCCAGTAACGGCCAGTACGCCATGCAGCTGCCTCCAGGCGGCGCTTGCAACGTCGACCTGACCTACTCCTGGCCGAAAGGTATTTCCAACGCCAGAGGCGGATACTTATCCATGAGTTCTTCTGACAGCGAAATTGAATTGCCCTCCCCAGGACAGAAAGGCGTGTTGCTCTGCGCGGACTGTCGCTAA
- a CDS encoding ABC transporter substrate-binding protein, whose translation MSLYLTRARQAFGCALCLILLSGWAEAVEYTLVTGKDSYPPFSGEDLPNGGLVTEIIQAVLERSGAGVKIEYLPWNRGFRLAEAGDVLGTFPYVKDRDRVDAFYFSSPLYVTVELFFVRRDEEIKYTSDEDLAGLVLCRPLGYSLESVQPLLDKDVVRLWTPNDLETCFQLLESKRVHLVPIGVRVGRSTIERLFGDPEHFRVLSKPLQVNGLHLIISRRRPDAESIMTNFNKNLSEMWKEGAIRRIYDRHHTQMPTDELLKAAP comes from the coding sequence ATGTCGTTGTATTTGACAAGGGCGCGCCAAGCTTTCGGATGCGCCTTGTGCCTGATTCTGCTCAGCGGCTGGGCCGAGGCGGTGGAATATACCCTGGTGACGGGAAAGGACTCTTATCCCCCTTTCAGTGGGGAAGACCTGCCTAATGGCGGGTTGGTGACGGAGATTATTCAAGCCGTTCTGGAGCGCAGCGGCGCAGGCGTGAAAATAGAGTACCTGCCCTGGAACCGAGGGTTCCGTCTGGCGGAAGCAGGCGACGTGCTGGGCACATTCCCCTATGTCAAAGACCGCGACCGCGTGGACGCCTTTTACTTTTCTTCCCCTTTGTATGTGACGGTGGAGCTGTTCTTCGTTCGTCGCGACGAGGAAATCAAATATACGAGCGATGAGGACCTTGCTGGTCTGGTGCTTTGCCGTCCTTTGGGTTATAGCCTGGAGAGCGTACAACCGTTGCTGGATAAGGACGTCGTCAGACTCTGGACTCCCAATGATCTGGAAACCTGCTTCCAATTGCTGGAAAGCAAGCGGGTGCATCTGGTGCCAATCGGCGTGAGAGTGGGGCGTTCCACCATTGAGCGCCTGTTTGGAGACCCGGAGCATTTTCGGGTGTTGTCCAAGCCTTTGCAGGTCAACGGGCTGCATCTCATCATTTCCCGTCGCCGTCCTGATGCGGAGAGTATTATGACGAACTTCAACAAAAACCTGTCGGAGATGTGGAAGGAAGGAGCGATCAGGAGAATTTATGACAGGCACCATACTCAGATGCCGACGGATGAGCTGTTAAAAGCGGCGCCTTAG